A section of the Roseivirga sp. BDSF3-8 genome encodes:
- a CDS encoding PEFG-CTERM sorting domain-containing protein, with amino-acid sequence MLVEELLFDFYVIPEFPFLSLLVLAASIAVLLLYLHFVLPD; translated from the coding sequence TTGCTCGTAGAAGAGCTTCTATTTGATTTCTACGTAATTCCTGAATTTCCCTTTCTGTCACTACTGGTTCTTGCTGCATCCATTGCTGTATTGCTTCTGTATCTTCACTTTGTTTTACCTGATTGA
- a CDS encoding restriction endonuclease subunit S, with the protein MSEWRRVTIGDVIEGLYDGPHATPKPSLSGPIFLGIKNITEDGKFDLSGIRHISNEDFPRWTKRILPSEGDIVFTYEATLNRYAIIPKNMQCCLGRRMALLRIDSNKVNREFLFYYFFSEEWRKVIDQNIIVGATVNRIPLSEFESFPLRLPDIGIQEKIASVLSAIDQKIDINNQINQELEAMAKLIYDYWFVQFDFPISKALAAQLGNPALEGKPYKTSGGPMTYNPQLKREIPEGWGDGTFDTIGTIIGGSTPSKKEVDNFCKGNGMPWITPNDLSHNTGNKFITRGEYDVTEKGMKSASLKVMPTGTVLLTSRAPIGYVAIAREDVTTNQGFKSIVPDKDCSTEYVYFTVKSYISVMIQYASGSTFKEISGSTLKMIKIAIPPTTLVEQFTKTVQSTFEKQNNLELQSQKLTELRDWLLPMLMNGQVTVG; encoded by the coding sequence ATGAGTGAGTGGAGGAGGGTAACTATTGGAGATGTTATTGAAGGCTTATACGATGGGCCACATGCTACCCCCAAACCATCGTTATCAGGGCCCATCTTCTTGGGTATTAAGAATATCACCGAAGATGGAAAATTTGATCTTTCGGGCATTCGTCATATATCTAATGAAGACTTTCCTAGATGGACTAAGAGAATTCTTCCAAGTGAAGGTGATATTGTATTTACATATGAAGCTACACTTAACCGGTATGCCATAATACCAAAAAACATGCAATGCTGTCTTGGTAGAAGAATGGCACTATTGAGAATTGATAGTAATAAGGTTAATCGTGAGTTTTTATTTTATTATTTTTTTAGTGAAGAATGGCGTAAGGTAATTGATCAGAATATCATTGTTGGGGCAACTGTAAATAGAATTCCTTTATCCGAATTTGAATCTTTTCCTTTAAGATTACCGGATATTGGAATTCAGGAAAAGATAGCATCTGTATTAAGTGCGATAGATCAAAAAATAGACATCAACAACCAGATCAATCAGGAGTTGGAAGCGATGGCTAAGCTCATCTACGATTACTGGTTTGTGCAGTTTGATTTCCCCATCAGCAAAGCCCTGGCCGCGCAACTCGGGAACCCCGCCCTCGAAGGCAAACCCTACAAAACCTCCGGCGGCCCCATGACCTACAACCCCCAACTAAAACGCGAAATTCCCGAGGGGTGGGGGGATGGTACTTTTGATACTATTGGAACAATTATAGGTGGGTCAACCCCTTCTAAAAAAGAAGTTGACAACTTTTGTAAGGGAAATGGGATGCCATGGATTACCCCAAATGACTTATCTCACAATACAGGTAATAAGTTTATAACCAGAGGGGAATACGATGTAACAGAGAAAGGCATGAAGAGTGCTTCATTAAAGGTAATGCCTACTGGCACAGTTCTTCTCACTTCCAGGGCTCCAATTGGTTATGTCGCAATTGCAAGAGAAGATGTCACAACTAATCAAGGATTTAAATCAATTGTGCCAGACAAAGACTGTTCTACAGAATATGTTTATTTTACTGTTAAATCATATATAAGTGTGATGATTCAATATGCTTCAGGATCAACCTTCAAAGAAATATCTGGGAGTACATTGAAGATGATAAAAATCGCAATACCTCCGACTACATTAGTTGAGCAATTCACAAAAACAGTTCAGTCTACATTTGAAAAACAAAACAACCTGGAATTACAAAGCCAAAAGCTCACAGAACTGCGCGACTGGCTGCTCCCGATGCTGATGAACGGGCAGGTCACTGTGGGTTAA
- a CDS encoding class I SAM-dependent DNA methyltransferase gives MKRIEFESRTKELIDDLKNVCASYGLGNDGNEFKIITQCFLYKFLNDKFVYEIKKESEALKAAGADWEAVLAAMPEEERDFLLMGLPATTAVIREDHYISSLYQKQNQDDFAEIFDNTLTDIASDNSDLFSVVTNGGEKVVLFERLSRYVTDDRDGFCRAIINKLAGAFSFEHIFGEGYDFYATIFEYLIKDYNTNSGGKYAEYFTPYAVSKIMARCLVQGENVRNVTCYDPSAGSGTLLMNLAHQIGEDNCSIYSQDISQKSSNLLRLNLILNNLVHSIPNIVKGNTLKDPYHKEGTRLRKFDFIVSNPPFKLDFSDDHEALSAETHHQRFFAGIPNIPKSKKESMAIYQLFLQHIIYTLGPTGKAAIVVPTGFITAQSGIDKKIRQRLVKDKMLAGVVSMPSNIFAATGTNVSILFLNKENKEEVVLIDASNLGTKLKVDGNQKTVLSHEEEERIIHTFIQKEAVDDFSVVVSYKDIADKNYSLSAGQYFEVKIEYTDITHEEFEAQMAAHKQTLNGLFADSRDLEEEIEKQLEGLRYE, from the coding sequence ATGAAGAGGATAGAGTTTGAGAGCCGGACCAAGGAGCTGATAGACGACCTGAAGAACGTATGCGCCAGCTACGGCCTGGGCAACGACGGCAACGAGTTTAAGATCATTACCCAGTGCTTTCTGTATAAATTCCTGAACGATAAGTTTGTATACGAAATCAAAAAGGAGAGCGAAGCCCTGAAGGCCGCCGGGGCAGACTGGGAGGCCGTACTGGCCGCCATGCCCGAAGAGGAGCGGGACTTTCTGCTGATGGGGCTGCCTGCCACCACCGCCGTCATACGTGAAGACCACTACATCAGCAGCCTGTACCAGAAGCAGAACCAGGACGACTTTGCGGAGATATTCGACAATACGCTTACCGACATTGCCAGCGACAACAGCGACCTCTTCTCCGTAGTCACCAACGGCGGCGAGAAGGTGGTGCTCTTTGAGCGCCTGAGCCGCTATGTGACGGACGACCGCGACGGCTTCTGCCGTGCCATCATCAACAAGCTCGCCGGGGCCTTCAGCTTCGAGCACATCTTCGGCGAGGGCTACGACTTCTACGCCACCATATTTGAGTACCTCATAAAGGACTATAACACCAACAGCGGCGGCAAGTACGCCGAGTACTTTACGCCCTACGCCGTATCCAAAATTATGGCCCGCTGCCTGGTGCAGGGAGAGAACGTACGCAACGTAACCTGCTACGACCCCAGCGCCGGATCCGGCACGCTGCTCATGAACCTGGCCCACCAGATAGGCGAGGACAACTGCAGCATCTACTCACAGGACATCAGCCAGAAGTCCTCTAACCTGCTGCGCCTGAACCTGATCCTGAATAACCTGGTCCACTCCATACCCAACATTGTAAAAGGCAACACGCTCAAAGACCCCTACCACAAAGAGGGCACCCGCCTGCGCAAGTTTGACTTCATTGTCTCCAACCCGCCCTTTAAGCTGGACTTTAGCGATGACCATGAGGCACTGAGTGCCGAAACGCATCACCAGCGCTTCTTTGCGGGCATACCCAATATTCCGAAGAGCAAAAAAGAGTCTATGGCCATTTACCAGCTCTTTTTGCAGCATATTATTTACACACTTGGCCCCACCGGCAAGGCGGCCATAGTGGTGCCCACCGGCTTCATTACCGCCCAGAGTGGTATAGACAAAAAGATCCGCCAGCGGCTGGTAAAAGACAAAATGCTCGCCGGGGTAGTGAGTATGCCCAGCAACATCTTCGCGGCTACGGGCACCAACGTCTCTATCCTTTTTTTGAATAAGGAAAACAAAGAAGAGGTAGTGCTGATAGATGCCTCTAACCTGGGCACCAAGCTAAAGGTAGACGGCAACCAGAAGACGGTACTGAGCCACGAAGAAGAAGAACGCATCATCCACACCTTTATCCAAAAAGAAGCCGTAGACGACTTCTCGGTAGTGGTAAGCTACAAAGACATTGCGGACAAAAACTACAGCCTCAGCGCGGGGCAGTACTTCGAGGTGAAGATTGAATACACTGACATTACCCACGAAGAATTTGAGGCCCAAATGGCCGCCCACAAGCAAACGCTCAATGGTCTCTTCGCTGACTCAAGAGATCTTGAAGAGGAGATAGAAAAACAGTTGGAGGGGCTGAGGTATGAGTGA